The Anomalospiza imberbis isolate Cuckoo-Finch-1a 21T00152 unplaced genomic scaffold, ASM3175350v1 scaffold_68, whole genome shotgun sequence region attaagttcttcacccagggcagatttaaagcccaaactcccatgtcacgtcccccagacttccggaacatcgccagagctcccccaaaccctcctgtcagcccctggaaacgccccagagacctcccaaTCCCTGTTTCAACCCCGCAGCTGCCTGTAACTCCCCcagaccccaccccagctgcccataacttccccaaagcccccccaagccccatatcacattccctgacctcaaacaaacccttattctcccccctgcccccctgcaatttcactcacacacggccatggcctgaggggacacgctggtggtcttcaggtgggagctggccagggcatcctgaccaaagacctgcggagcttcagcctttgcaggggaggctggcagcagctgcacccccaaaacagcccctgcagccccctcagccatgcagctgcactgctggatgactggctctacgtgtctggaggtgcagggggggctcggggcatcctagggtaggctggtgggattttcaagaggctacagggccaaggggcctggaggatctggaagtgctgggggaatttggggaaaggggaggttggagggatttggggagctgtgtcatgactggctccatgtgtttggaagtgggaaggggtatcagggggtccggggcaatttctcggggggctttgcagggactatagtggctgggggagcttcagggcatcttgggggtgtgggagcattttggaatgagagggtatacgggagggctggggggcaacgtgttctatgtctttagaagtggggaggggactgggggctgattttggagcctccactgattactgggtgcccccctccagcaaagggccaaggctgttttctcctcccatctgggagggggggtgagctttgaggatcccatcttcagtcgggggggtacctttgtcactgaaactgtgtgaaaatgaaacatctccaacagcaaattcagggttagagaatcaaaggcgttactttatactggtcaggacgtgcaacagaaatcattgcatctacacattgcccgggtgtgcagccagcaacacacgggcaggaggacacagatggcgcttcctggctgggagagggcttgtggccatctccaggcaccggtctgacagggatccccgcagctccggccctgcacagccactctgtcgccagcacaaaggcttcagcagaaccagcaaaggccaaggggctacttttcccttccccactgctggcctgggccgcttgctgagcacaaggacccgttttcccctctacccctgtgctctgcagaccctgggcagcaaatgaaagatttgggagtctgtctattacAACATATCCTACATTTATATCCTACATTTttatgctaaggaaaaaggaaaataaggaaagaacaatgttgaacaaatgaaacattgcttctggctcaggtggccccagcagacagagcttctgggatcagctctctgcagagctccagcagtgcagccagctgagccctgagagacgaggccgtgtcctccatgccctgtggagctgatcatgcaggctgtcgaagatggaatatcgagctctctctactgcctggaggacgtacagtgtttgaattgccaggcttccgacggcgacgctgatgtcatctgccatgccttcaagggctgaaagagagaggaacagagccatggtcagttCCCGGATCTGAGGGGACCCGAAGAGACCCCcgttccagggccgtgccagccggctctagccatggccagcagggagcagggaccaacaggatcagcccgaagctgctggccacgaatcccccaggtggccctgacgtctctgtgtgctctgcccacaccgcccctcgtccgcacagggagcagagccctcggcagccggggcagggcttgcagctcccccgccagcccccgctgacagcccgctgccctcactcaccctcacagatgagctggagctcttccttcttccccctgaggtgctgcccggccatccctgtgaacacagagcctgtcacggcccagcggcacagctccctgccagcggcgctgccggccctgtggccacacggcctcctggcccggcagggctcagcccgggcccttgccgcacgctgccggcccagggcacggctgcgagagggcggcagcagcgccgaggccaggcggggctccacggcgccgggcccggatggcgctgccggggcagcagccggggctggggccgagctgcggcggggcggggagggaaggggagcccgggctcacggctcaccgatgaacctgatggcctcctctcgcagggactgctgcgggctgtccaggtactgcagggcccggcgcaggtgctcggccgctcggctcctgtcgtcggccagctgcagagagcggcaggagggaagggttggcgcgggctcagcccctgtgccgggcgctccctgcgcccagccccggcctcccctgcccgcacagccctgaggcgcggccagcagccgcgggcgccgggctctggagggggcagaggggcggctgctgccccgggagccgcggcgccgccccgccccgcggccccgtcgggccggggctccatcggccccggctcgggcccacgggagcctggagaagagcccgcgcagcctctgggtgcagcagcgggcaggggcacagctgccagcccacacactgagcaccgcgctcagggggcttctccagcctgaggctggcacttccaggccgtccttaccaggcactcggtgaacttccacagcttcttgttcttcaccagtttttgaagatccctcctcttcaggaactcagccacacaaagcagcgtttcctgagaaacctggagagcagcagagatgcggagatggccccacagcccagggcgcaggacctgtgtccctgtgtccctgtgccaaggcctggaggatgctgcagcccacgaggcgctagggcaggaggcagctgagccccctcccagggggacagcagcagcccatgagtcctcacctgtgccacatgctgattctcatcatggcagtggaagaagagtggcagcaggctctggcgcacgtgtgtcttcagggccttttcttccttttccagtggaagagacatcaatgtttggaagagcagtatggagagcagctgcacatggctattgtcctgtatgaaaggaagaaaaaaagacctcagcatcggctgcacggggctcagcttggctcaggcctgcaaatccacagggcacaaagtgtccaggcagcagtcagtggccgtggctgggggcagcgagccttacgtggtcaaagagtggcaggagcgcctcaaccagctgcagtgcgatggggctgggtatcagcatggccttgtcccagaagataaagctgaggagcctgactgtcatgctgactatctctccatctgcgtcccacaggagctccacaagactttcagtcaggctccacattttttcgctctgtgcagaacacaagtttgtgaaacgccatcctgctgccgcagggcctaggggccaaagggctgttccgaagcacttgggcagttgaaccaggaggcaggagagctgggagcagctgccccagcgcccaaagcccagccaagcccaagcgactgcattcccaagcgcagcctcagccgctgcccccttctcaccatcaagggatcatcgatgagcacaagaagggccctgagcgccaggcgacgcctctccctgcactcgctccgcaggtgccttgacaagatttgcaggattctcttagcaccgcgttcactcaagttcaggcactcaagaacctgaaaggcacagggcagtgacaggggacctggccggcaagagcccggaacagcacagggctgggcccaggcagcagcgcagggcgcgggcaccgtcccaggcagctgcggctacgagagggcagagagctgggaggcagctgagcgaggcagcgctggccatcaggctcacctccacaaggaacgccagggcgggcagttcccagcgtggctcctgtgtgctgagcagccggagcaggtcgcgagcgatccttgagcacaaggggatggagacacaggacatctccctggcaggagaaaaagaaaccaagactttgggccgggggacaaacctctcccaggactgactcacagaggtctggcctttccccagcatcctgtaagggccctgggctatttgggaggtggctccttgtgggccccctcctctcccagccttttccagtcggcttggctgttcctcggtgacaaggccctctggcccacgaccacggggactgtgtggggcaccctgggcactgagcacaaatgtcagaggcagtggggagaagggggtctcacctggccagcagacccacggcatagtggtgggtgtcagcacacagcagcgtgtcccagccacacttgcgttctattgccaccaccacatcctcgtgctgcatttggcagagcagggacttcagggtccgcactgcaaacctgcatgcagagcaaagcccaggtcacgctgggagcactggctcctgccctgggcacctggcagggacaggaggactggcatggagcacctgttggggttggtggcaaggccgtattgctgctggcatcccttccagaaggtatcgacctctgctggcacatccaacgtgctgaagaacacttggaagagcagatgcacaaagaggcgggggaaatacacggtcactacatgtgggacacagggcatctggaggatcttccacatcaccacagttgcctgcaaaggacagagcagcccgagacagtgctcagtgccgaggtgtccgtgtggcagggcccgagcatgggagggagaggcccggagagacacagggggagcaccgggcctggtggccctgaagctgccccgaggccaggtttcagcccagcgcctgaggcagggagatgcagtgggggaaggaggatgcagagctgctggacaggtggccttggggccagcaaaggccagtgtcagaaactcacagccaggacaaagacacccgttttgtccccatcggaggtgcacgtgctgtgctctggccagctccccagcacatcgaggagtatcagctgcgccggctccgcagtcctgggcgagcacatgatgctcttccacatggtcaaagcagctctgtggggtcagagctctgtctcagaggagtctgggacacagcaccgtggcctgggcggcagcggggagctgagctggctgccagccctgcctctgcccactgcccctcgccagcagcacccagacagcccagccctgtggggacaggtccctgagggccagcgaggaagcatggcagaaggctcgggggctgacgtgccagggctggcaaagggagcagccagagggccctggaactctctgttggtcagacacctgggacaggctgtacaggctgatgggctggggagccctgagccctctgggcaggtgggccccatacctgtcacaggatggggccacacgcaggagcgtcattactacatcagcaggctgctctttggtgagatccagcagggccctgttcagcctgtgctcagcaaactgattggccatgagccactggtggatgtacctcaccatggcaggcacctggagaaggcacggggagacttggaaagctgccagagggaggaatgtccccagcttccccagagaagtgcttcccttgccaccccactgccatggccctcaaagccagggatgttccacagaatgctccaagcgcggtgctcggctgagcagtgacagcaggcccagcccaggtggggatggctgcaggtacctgcgctgttctgcggaagaggccacgggtgcgttcctgctcttgtgtgcgctgcacggctgcatctggcaaagagcgagcgcagcctgagctgaggggctgcgggcgaggccggcgaacacagcccagccctgcgctccccaggtaggaacagccccgggatgtcccaagggatggagcacggctctggggtgtctgtcctggcccctattctgtcctgtccatgggcatgtccccaggggatgggatgggatgggatgggatgggatgggatgggatgggatgggatgggatgggatgggatgcaatgggatgcaataggatgcaatgggatgcaataggatgcaatgggatgggatgtggccaagctggctgcagccaccagccctgcagcccagcagcccagctctgccactcaccctcctgcagaggcttgaaccgcaccacctcttcagtctcctgtgctgggccagctccagggccttcttcctcttcctccacccaggccagcttgggcactctcggggatctctgctccatgtcagtgactggatttgtgacgactcacaggagagatgtctcagaaatctccgagtcagcaaggcctgcagtcgtgcctggaaggcaccttcaagagagaagcctcaggaaggctacaggacagcaagtcctgcactttggtctcgagggctccttgccacaaggacaggagactcctgtcaaggattgtggtctggcctcgagggcactggtggcagggatgggagatgcctctggggcaccaagtcccacggtctgccctcgaggacacctgcagaagagaagccttgggaaggccacgggtcaccaagtcctgtggtctggcctcgaggtcagctgcaggaatagcacctcggaaaagctctgggtcagacacgaacaagtgtgctgtgcgggggctcctcacggcaccgctctgtcccgtcctgtcccgtcgtgtgctccgagcactgtggtgtggccttgtcaccaccagctcctatgtcaccccgtgtcacaaagggcccttggacacgctgtcccgttccatgccacggtgaccatgctgcaccatgtcacaaagggcccctgcacacactgccccctgccctgggaccacccccagcccacccaaagtggctcaggttggaaggaatccctcaccccaagtgtctaagacaccccgacaggatctttaggaacggctcaaaccatcagcaaacgctgccctgctctgcgggctcagggcagcagaaggaggccccagggctgccgacgcagctgcgctgggaagggcacggggccttccacagaagctggcacggcctccttgggacacgtcctggctggtggccatcctaagcgtggccgtgtgacacagacgaggaacgtgtgggccagggcaggaatgctgctctgaccccttgcgcccggggagcgctgacatcagcagatgtggcagggtccctgcccaagcagacctgccaccccccgagccctggcagcaccggtgcccgtctcctgccccagagacctgtgcccgtggggggcttctgtgccagagggagccaaagcccacgtgcattgggggctgcactcctgcctgcaggggctgttggcaggagcacctggagcaactgctggcaacacttgggtctctgtcagaagctcttactccatgctgaaattatcttctcattgaagttattgccttcagcacaaaaccacctcagcggcgaaggcacagaagaatctggcaagtaaga contains the following coding sequences:
- the LOC137467558 gene encoding maestro heat-like repeat family member 5; amino-acid sequence: MLRSFFLPFIQDNSHVQLLSILLFQTLMSLPLEKEEKALKTHVRQSLLPLFFHCHDENQHVAQVSQETLLCVAEFLKRRDLQKLVKNKKLWKFTECLLADDRSRAAEHLRRALQYLDSPQQSLREEAIRFIGMAGQHLRGKKEELQLICEALEGMADDISVAVGSLAIQTLYVLQAVERARYSIFDSLHDQLHRAWRTRPRLSGLSWLHCWSSAES